In Lascolabacillus massiliensis, a single genomic region encodes these proteins:
- a CDS encoding S41 family peptidase, whose product MKKLLLITIASLIYIQASAVNDARMMRFPDINGDLIVFVYAGDIWSVSSNGGEAKRLTSHPGIELFPKISPDGKWIAFSAEYSGNRQIWVMPSEGGSAKQLTFYNSVGVMPPRGGFDNVVLDWTPDSENILFRANRTTFGERNGKYYTISIKSGMEKSLPIVNGGFATYSPDGSQLCFTPVDREFRTWKRYKGGRATELWTYNLDNNTSEQITNWTGSDQWPIWYGDNIFYASDQSKRLNIHRYNLNTGESTQITSHTEFDVMWPSGSNGKLVYENGGHLYTLDLENGNSKKISVSINFDNPNLHPYFKNVKEFIGEYSLSPTAKRVLFEARGDIFSVPAEKGEIVNLTNTQGIREISPVWSPDGKQIAFFSDETGEYELYLLENKEGAKPRQITKGSSAWKNSAEWSPKSTHLIYSDRTLALWLVDVLTGMEKKIDTASGEEIRDYTFSPDGDWIAYSKSSPNYQSALWLYQVSTDKKYQITDAVFSDGNPFFSTDGKFLFFLSNRDFNLTFSSYEFDYLYNNATRIYAIPLLNDGSRLNYYEKDVEPNGTDVSSANEFKEKNNKDVKVRIDIEGIQNRIEVLPMASGNYNIIGTSEEGLLFSSGNKIFRFNIKEKKVEDILEGAGFAILSADGKSFIYRNNGNFAIAKNQPGQKAGNGKLDLDRLMMKIDPVKEWEQIYNDAFRIFRDYFYVDNLHGVDWKGIKESYNQILPYVPSRFDLDYILNEIVSETNTGHSYVDWGDIGKVERINGGLLGADLEADLASGRYRIKKIYEGENWNEERRSPLTESGIFINEGDYIISINGIELTTDQNPYELLENLGGSYIELSVNQKPSVTNAKTYAVKTITSEHELRYLDWVKSRRDLVDKMSDGRIGYIHVPNTSYEGNMELFRGMLTYNDKEALIIDDRYNGGGFIPDRMIDLLNRRTLVYWHRNNIELPMKSPGIAHDGPKAMLINGYSSSGGDAFPYFFRKTGEGKLIGTRTWGGLVGISGNARLVDGGYISVPMFGVYDETGKWIIEGVGVYPDIEVVDRPEELAKGNDPSIEKAVEVLLDELRKTPHKIIKSPTPPDRSEWIEIDIK is encoded by the coding sequence ATGAAGAAGCTATTATTAATTACAATTGCAAGCCTTATTTATATTCAAGCCTCTGCAGTGAATGACGCGCGAATGATGCGTTTCCCGGACATAAATGGTGATCTTATAGTATTTGTATATGCAGGTGATATTTGGAGTGTTAGCTCTAATGGTGGTGAAGCCAAAAGATTAACATCGCATCCAGGTATTGAATTGTTTCCAAAAATTTCACCTGATGGAAAGTGGATAGCCTTTTCAGCAGAATACTCAGGGAACAGACAAATTTGGGTTATGCCTTCTGAAGGTGGATCAGCCAAACAGCTTACATTCTATAATTCTGTTGGTGTAATGCCTCCAAGAGGAGGTTTTGATAATGTTGTATTAGATTGGACACCAGATAGTGAAAACATACTATTTAGAGCTAATAGAACTACATTCGGCGAAAGAAATGGAAAATATTATACTATTAGTATTAAAAGTGGCATGGAAAAGTCTCTGCCAATTGTAAATGGTGGTTTTGCAACATACTCACCTGATGGTTCACAATTATGTTTTACACCTGTTGACCGTGAGTTTAGAACATGGAAAAGATATAAAGGTGGTCGTGCCACAGAATTATGGACTTACAACTTAGATAACAATACTTCCGAGCAGATTACAAACTGGACCGGATCTGATCAATGGCCTATATGGTATGGAGACAATATTTTTTATGCTTCTGATCAGAGTAAACGCCTTAATATACACCGCTACAATCTCAATACTGGAGAAAGTACTCAAATTACATCTCATACAGAGTTTGATGTTATGTGGCCTTCAGGAAGTAATGGGAAACTGGTATATGAGAATGGAGGTCATCTGTATACACTTGATCTTGAAAATGGGAATTCAAAAAAAATTAGTGTGTCTATAAATTTTGATAATCCCAATTTACATCCATACTTTAAAAATGTAAAGGAATTTATAGGAGAATACTCTTTATCACCTACTGCCAAAAGAGTCTTATTTGAAGCAAGAGGTGATATATTCAGCGTACCTGCAGAAAAAGGTGAAATAGTAAATCTTACAAATACTCAGGGAATTCGTGAGATCTCACCGGTTTGGTCGCCTGACGGAAAACAAATTGCATTTTTCTCTGATGAAACTGGTGAATATGAGCTTTATCTTCTCGAAAATAAGGAAGGTGCAAAACCCCGTCAGATAACAAAAGGTTCCTCAGCTTGGAAAAATAGCGCAGAATGGTCACCTAAGAGTACACACTTGATTTATAGTGATCGTACATTAGCCCTTTGGCTAGTTGATGTATTAACAGGAATGGAGAAAAAAATTGATACAGCTTCAGGGGAGGAAATTAGAGACTATACATTTTCTCCAGATGGTGACTGGATAGCATACAGTAAATCTTCGCCTAACTATCAATCAGCTCTTTGGTTATATCAAGTATCAACTGATAAAAAATATCAAATTACTGATGCGGTTTTCTCAGATGGTAATCCATTTTTCAGCACAGATGGTAAATTTTTATTTTTTCTATCCAATCGTGATTTTAATTTGACTTTCAGCAGTTATGAGTTTGATTATCTATATAACAATGCAACTAGAATTTACGCAATTCCACTTCTTAATGACGGTTCTAGATTAAATTATTATGAAAAGGATGTTGAACCTAATGGAACAGATGTATCTAGTGCAAATGAATTTAAAGAAAAAAACAATAAAGATGTAAAGGTTAGGATAGATATAGAAGGCATTCAGAACCGAATAGAAGTACTTCCAATGGCATCTGGAAATTATAATATTATAGGTACGTCTGAGGAAGGATTATTATTCTCTTCCGGCAACAAGATATTTAGATTTAATATAAAAGAAAAGAAAGTAGAGGATATTTTAGAGGGTGCTGGATTTGCAATATTATCTGCCGATGGAAAATCTTTTATTTATAGAAATAACGGAAATTTTGCAATTGCAAAAAATCAGCCGGGACAAAAAGCAGGAAATGGCAAACTTGATCTTGATAGACTTATGATGAAGATTGATCCGGTAAAAGAATGGGAACAAATATATAACGATGCTTTCAGAATATTCAGAGACTATTTTTATGTAGACAATCTTCATGGTGTTGATTGGAAAGGTATAAAAGAATCATATAATCAAATACTTCCATATGTACCTAGTAGATTCGACTTGGACTATATACTTAATGAAATAGTAAGTGAAACCAATACAGGTCATTCATATGTAGATTGGGGTGATATAGGTAAAGTTGAACGTATTAACGGAGGTTTATTAGGAGCAGATCTCGAAGCAGATCTTGCCTCAGGACGTTATAGGATAAAGAAAATTTATGAAGGAGAAAATTGGAATGAAGAACGTCGTTCTCCTCTTACGGAAAGTGGGATATTTATAAATGAAGGTGATTATATTATTAGCATAAATGGTATAGAATTAACTACTGACCAAAATCCCTACGAATTACTTGAAAATTTAGGTGGAAGTTATATTGAACTAAGTGTTAACCAAAAACCATCTGTTACAAACGCTAAAACATATGCAGTAAAAACAATCACCAGTGAGCATGAATTAAGATATTTAGATTGGGTGAAAAGCAGACGTGACTTAGTTGATAAAATGTCTGATGGAAGAATTGGATACATCCATGTTCCTAATACTTCCTATGAAGGTAATATGGAACTTTTCAGAGGTATGCTTACATACAACGATAAAGAAGCTCTCATAATTGACGACAGGTATAATGGTGGTGGTTTTATTCCTGACAGAATGATTGATCTTCTTAATAGAAGAACACTTGTCTACTGGCATAGAAATAATATTGAGTTGCCTATGAAATCACCTGGTATTGCACATGATGGTCCCAAAGCCATGCTTATTAATGGCTATTCCTCTTCAGGTGGCGATGCATTCCCATATTTCTTTCGTAAAACAGGTGAAGGAAAATTAATTGGGACACGTACTTGGGGAGGTCTGGTAGGAATATCTGGCAATGCTCGTCTTGTTGATGGTGGTTATATATCAGTACCAATGTTTGGTGTATATGATGAAACTGGTAAATGGATTATTGAAGGTGTTGGTGTATACCCTGATATTGAAGTTGTTGATCGACCTGAAGAATTAGCAAAAGGCAATGATCCTTCTATTGAAAAAGCAGTTGAAGTTTTATTAGATGAATTAAGAAAAACTCCACACAAAATAATTAAATCTCCTACTCCTCCTGACAGATCAGAGTGGATTGAGATTGATATAAAGTAG